The Myxosarcina sp. GI1 genome has a segment encoding these proteins:
- a CDS encoding GIY-YIG nuclease family protein, translating into MTTIHTYLIEISSDFLTQPLYKIGRSVNIFNRLNQLSQGNIFEYRILNQLKFDAELYLHKLFDRNRVDKNREWFAFTFDELLNVHFQFSTLRRVNKAPQPNTKDAYIN; encoded by the coding sequence ATGACCACCATACACACTTATTTAATAGAAATAAGCAGTGATTTTTTAACTCAACCACTTTATAAAATAGGGCGTTCGGTAAATATTTTTAATAGACTCAATCAACTCAGTCAAGGAAACATATTTGAATACCGTATACTTAATCAACTCAAGTTTGATGCCGAGCTTTATTTACACAAATTATTCGACAGAAACAGAGTTGATAAAAACCGTGAATGGTTTGCTTTTACTTTTGACGAGCTATTGAACGTACATTTTCAATTCAGCACGCTAAGAAGAGTTAATAAAGCACCTCAGCCTAACACTAAAGATGCCTACATTAATTGA
- a CDS encoding tRNA (cytidine(34)-2'-O)-methyltransferase, giving the protein MPRVVLVHPQIPPNTGNIARTCAATKTELHLVAPLGFEISDRYLKRAGLDYWPHVNLHYHQDLVAFKQTCQQRGGRLIGFSVRGQSNYLDCQYRDDDWLLFGCETAGLPKELLQTCDLTLQIAIAQPEVRSLNLSVSVAVGLFESLRQLGNIKG; this is encoded by the coding sequence ATGCCTCGCGTCGTACTCGTTCACCCTCAAATACCTCCCAATACTGGTAATATTGCCCGCACCTGTGCCGCTACCAAAACCGAACTACATTTAGTCGCTCCTTTAGGATTTGAAATTAGCGATCGCTATCTAAAAAGAGCGGGTCTAGATTATTGGCCCCATGTCAATTTACACTACCATCAAGACTTAGTCGCGTTCAAACAAACTTGCCAACAACGAGGTGGCAGATTAATCGGCTTTAGCGTAAGAGGTCAAAGTAATTATTTAGACTGTCAGTATCGAGACGATGACTGGTTATTGTTTGGTTGTGAAACGGCAGGTTTACCCAAAGAGTTACTTCAAACTTGCGATCTTACTCTCCAAATTGCGATCGCCCAACCTGAAGTACGCAGTCTCAATCTCTCTGTTAGCGTTGCCGTTGGTTTGTTTGAATCACTGCGACAGTTAGGGAACATAAAAGGATAA
- a CDS encoding DUF1995 family protein, with amino-acid sequence MNTFPQNLDEVVKQAKAATKSAIADGYQRIQVELVVAEIALKAQLLAIEFAEMFEEYGTGVKVMFPDTGAAMLARRDWGDKPFQVTDMGSRFTDIETQVSPEDKLFIVVAPSAVEVGRAEKLCNLAGDRPVVFLIPQLEDVSVVGIGYAARQIRERFISTIHTSYYFRLLDGAAILRCYPAKWQVWLETETGYELATELNNKPIGEDLELLLTKLTSSQPDGDKASTKPKKSGILSNLQSFLKALSQ; translated from the coding sequence ATGAATACATTTCCCCAAAATTTAGACGAAGTAGTAAAACAAGCTAAAGCAGCGACTAAAAGTGCGATCGCCGACGGTTATCAACGCATTCAAGTAGAATTGGTAGTCGCCGAAATTGCTCTTAAGGCTCAGTTATTAGCAATCGAATTTGCTGAGATGTTTGAAGAATATGGTACTGGTGTCAAAGTAATGTTTCCCGATACGGGGGCAGCGATGTTAGCAAGGCGTGACTGGGGAGACAAACCTTTTCAAGTAACCGATATGGGTAGCCGCTTTACCGATATCGAGACGCAAGTTAGTCCAGAAGATAAGCTGTTTATTGTCGTTGCGCCTTCAGCAGTGGAAGTCGGACGGGCAGAAAAACTCTGTAATTTAGCAGGCGATCGCCCCGTAGTTTTTTTGATTCCCCAATTAGAAGACGTATCTGTAGTAGGAATTGGCTATGCAGCCAGACAAATTCGCGAGCGTTTTATTAGTACGATTCATACGAGCTATTACTTTCGTCTTTTAGATGGAGCGGCAATTTTGCGCTGCTATCCTGCTAAATGGCAAGTTTGGTTGGAAACAGAAACGGGCTACGAACTAGCTACAGAGTTAAATAACAAACCAATTGGAGAAGATTTAGAATTATTGTTGACAAAACTGACTAGTTCACAACCAGATGGAGATAAAGCTTCAACTAAACCCAAAAAATCGGGGATTTTGAGTAATTTGCAGAGTTTTTTGAAAGCCTTGAGTCAGTAA
- a CDS encoding Rho termination factor N-terminal domain-containing protein, translating to MNSIQALEITLYILISAFFLPLILQSIALAVTSHIEKCKRINSIPTMTVKQLRELAKDYKIKNYSRLNKYDLANVLISHI from the coding sequence ATGAATAGCATACAAGCTTTAGAAATTACTCTCTACATTTTAATTTCTGCTTTCTTTCTACCACTAATTCTCCAATCAATAGCTCTAGCAGTTACAAGCCATATTGAGAAATGTAAGAGGATTAATAGCATACCTACAATGACTGTAAAACAGCTACGAGAACTAGCAAAAGATTACAAAATCAAAAACTATTCACGATTGAATAAATACGATTTAGCAAATGTGCTTATCTCTCATATTTAG
- a CDS encoding P-II family nitrogen regulator: protein MKKIEAIIRPFKLDEVKIALVNAGVVGMTVSEVRGFGRQKGQTERYRGSEYTVEFLQKLKIEIVIEDAQVDMVVDKIIAAARTGEIGDGKIFVHPVDQIVRIRTGEKNLEAV from the coding sequence TTGAAAAAAATTGAAGCTATTATTAGACCATTCAAATTAGATGAAGTCAAAATTGCTCTAGTCAATGCAGGTGTAGTTGGAATGACCGTTTCTGAGGTTAGAGGCTTTGGTCGCCAAAAAGGACAAACAGAACGTTATCGAGGTTCTGAATATACCGTAGAATTTCTACAAAAACTCAAAATTGAAATTGTTATTGAAGATGCTCAAGTAGATATGGTAGTAGATAAAATTATCGCTGCGGCTAGAACGGGCGAAATTGGAGATGGCAAAATTTTTGTCCATCCCGTAGACCAAATTGTGCGAATTCGTACGGGCGAAAAAAATCTAGAGGCTGTCTAA
- a CDS encoding Eco57I restriction-modification methylase domain-containing protein, whose translation MPKWDAPKLLPDNLYSLFVFSNKTRPQWHFLNVKYEDSPQKRKLFRRIKVEAGDNQLRTATEQLSLLDLESFDSNSPLEIQKHHDEAFDVEVVTDKFFRKYRQVFEEVEGLIEGIGESDRKRLFTQKLFNRLMFVYFVQKKGWLQYNDETDYLSALWKAYCNERTKKSNFYRDRLSHLFFAGLNNPQQQDVIGINNGGYLKDLIGTVPYLNGGLFEQDDENKNSKIVIPDDCIDSILHDLFQSFAFTVTESTPLDVEVAVDPEMLGKVFEELVTGRHESGSYYTPNPIVSFMCRESLKGYLKTQNFAQTLPNKEKENAIAKFVDDRDPSDLTNSEAVLEALKKVRACDLACGSGAYLLGMLHELLDLRECLFRAEGIDSNTIYQRKLEIIENNLYGVDIDVFAVNIARLRLWLSLAVDYEGEKPNPLPNLKYKIEVGDSLISPNPSEIKLSNVLIEQFRDVKAQYIRTHEGNQKKKLEAEITRLKKEISLLTYGSDEVDKFDWSLDFAEVFADGGFDIVVANSPYVVVANSPYVRQELIKHLKPTLKKVYPEIYTGTADLYCFFYARALELLKIWLVIEVKEIMQ comes from the coding sequence TTGCCAAAATGGGATGCTCCCAAGCTTCTTCCAGATAATCTTTACAGTTTATTTGTCTTTTCTAACAAAACGCGACCGCAATGGCATTTCCTCAACGTAAAATACGAAGATTCGCCACAAAAGAGAAAACTATTTCGCCGTATTAAAGTTGAAGCTGGCGACAATCAATTAAGAACTGCTACAGAACAACTAAGTTTATTAGACCTCGAATCATTTGATTCCAACTCGCCTTTAGAAATACAAAAACATCATGACGAAGCTTTTGATGTTGAAGTAGTTACAGATAAGTTTTTTAGAAAATATCGCCAAGTATTTGAAGAAGTCGAAGGATTAATTGAGGGTATTGGTGAGAGCGATCGCAAACGATTATTTACTCAAAAGTTATTTAACCGTTTGATGTTCGTTTATTTCGTTCAGAAAAAAGGTTGGCTGCAATATAACGACGAGACTGATTATCTCTCAGCTTTATGGAAAGCTTACTGCAATGAACGAACTAAAAAAAGCAATTTCTATCGCGATCGCCTTTCTCATTTGTTTTTTGCTGGACTTAACAACCCACAGCAGCAAGATGTTATTGGCATTAATAACGGCGGTTATCTCAAAGATTTAATCGGAACTGTTCCTTATCTTAATGGTGGTTTGTTTGAACAGGATGATGAAAATAAAAACTCAAAGATAGTCATTCCCGATGATTGTATAGATTCAATCCTGCACGATTTGTTTCAAAGTTTTGCTTTTACGGTTACTGAGAGTACGCCGCTAGATGTTGAAGTGGCTGTCGATCCTGAGATGCTAGGTAAGGTGTTCGAGGAGTTGGTAACAGGAAGACACGAAAGTGGTAGTTACTATACTCCCAACCCGATTGTGTCTTTCATGTGTCGGGAGTCTTTGAAAGGATATCTTAAAACTCAAAACTTTGCTCAAACCCTTCCAAATAAAGAGAAAGAAAATGCTATTGCAAAATTCGTGGACGATCGCGATCCATCGGATTTAACTAATTCTGAAGCTGTACTAGAAGCGTTAAAGAAAGTCAGAGCTTGCGATTTGGCTTGTGGAAGCGGTGCGTATCTTTTAGGAATGCTGCACGAGTTACTAGATTTACGAGAGTGTTTGTTTAGGGCTGAAGGAATTGATTCTAATACAATTTACCAGCGCAAACTAGAAATTATTGAAAACAATCTTTATGGCGTAGATATAGATGTTTTTGCCGTTAACATCGCAAGGTTGAGACTTTGGCTGTCTTTGGCAGTAGATTATGAAGGAGAAAAACCAAATCCACTACCAAATTTAAAATACAAGATTGAAGTAGGCGATAGTTTAATTTCGCCCAATCCTTCAGAAATCAAGCTTTCTAATGTTTTAATCGAGCAGTTTAGAGACGTTAAAGCTCAATATATTAGAACTCATGAAGGTAATCAAAAGAAAAAGTTAGAAGCAGAAATTACCAGATTGAAGAAAGAAATTTCTTTACTGACTTATGGCAGTGATGAAGTAGACAAGTTCGATTGGAGTTTAGATTTTGCTGAAGTTTTTGCTGATGGAGGTTTTGACATTGTAGTTGCCAATTCTCCTTACGTGGTAGTTGCCAATTCTCCTTACGTGCGTCAAGAACTAATTAAGCATTTAAAACCAACCCTTAAGAAAGTTTATCCAGAAATTTATACAGGAACAGCTGATTTGTATTGTTTCTTCTATGCTCGTGCTTTAGAGTTACTAAAAATATGGCTTGTGATAGAAGTAAAAGAGATAATGCAATAA